One Phragmites australis chromosome 23, lpPhrAust1.1, whole genome shotgun sequence DNA window includes the following coding sequences:
- the LOC133906191 gene encoding phenylalanine--tRNA ligase beta subunit, cytoplasmic-like isoform X1: protein MPTVSVGRDRLFAALGRTYTQEEFEALCFDFGIELDDVTTEKAIIRKEKHLEDDGKVDDDDEVIYKIEVAANRYDLLCLEGLARALRVFIGTEASPVFKVSSSPRASLQMRVKPETSQIRPYIVCAVLRGVTFDEARYNSFIDLQDKLHQNICRKRTLVAIGTHDLDTLQGPFSYEAQPPQEINFVPLKQEESFRADKLMEFYKSDMKLKKFLFIIENSPVYPVIYDSNRTVLSLPPIINGAHSAITLKTRNVFIECTATDLTKANIVLNTMVTMFTEYCENKFEVEPVEVVYHDGSKTVYPDLSCYKMEVSLSDLVAPIGISLDKKQVVSLLNKMQLQAEICPSKGEPCISVSVPPTRSDILHARDLAEDIAIAYGYNNVPKSKPKCMTIGGRQPLNRFSDKIRAEVARAGYMEVLTFILCSHEENFDMLNRTDDRSKAVIIANPRTSEFEVVRTSLMSCLLKTLKHNIDHPRPIKIFEIGDVVTLDSSRDVGASNNRRLAALYCNRVSGFEEIMGLVDSIVKVVRAQHVNFGNNYYVPTNEPEFFPKRQCKIITSDGKQVGYLGIVHAEVLRKFGIPDPCTFVEIDIEALM, encoded by the exons ATGCCGACGGTCAGCGTCGGCCGCGACCGTCTCTTCGCCGCCCTTGGCCGGACCTACA CGCAGGAGGAGTTCGAGGCGCTCTGCTTCGATTTCGGCATCGAGCTCGACGACGTG ACGACAGAGAAGGCCATCATCCGGAAGGAGAAGCACCTCGAGGACGACGGCAAggtggacgacgacgacgaggtcaTTTATAAGATCGAGGTCGCCGCCAACAG GTATGATTTGCTATGTCTTGAAGGATTAGCAAGAGCTCTTCGTGTTTTCATTGGGACTGAAGCGAGTCCTGTATTCAAAGTTTCTTCCAGCCCTCGTGCTTCACTTCAGATGCGTGTTAAACCAGAG ACTTCACAAATTAGACCATACATAGTTTGTGCTGTCCTGAGAGGGGTAACTTTTGATGAAGCAAGATACAACAGCTTCATTGATCTTCAAGACAAACTCCACCAAAATATTTGCCG GAAGAGAACTCTGGTTGCTATTGGTACCCATGATTTGGACACTCTGCAAGGACCATTCTCATACGAG GCTCAACCACCACAAGAAATCAATTTTGTCCCATTAAAGCAG GAGGAAAGCTTCAGAGCTGATAAACTGATGGAATTTTATAAA TCAGACATGAAGCTGAAgaaatttttgttcataattgAGAATTCTCCAGTGTACCCAGTTATCTATGATAGCAATAG GACCGTATTATCTTTACCTCCTATCATCAATGGTGCACATTCTGCTATCACCCTGAAGACAAGGAATGTCTTTATTGAATGCACTGCTACTGACCTTACAAAAGCAAATATTGTTCTGAATACAATG GTTACAATGTTTACTGAGTACTGTGAGAATAAGTTTGAAGTGGAACCGGTTGAAGTGGTATATCATGATGGAAGCAAAACTGTTTACCCTGATCTTTCATGTTACAAAATGGAGGTGTCACTATCTGATCTTGTTGCGCCTATCGGCATTTCCCTGGACAAGAAGCAG GTTGTCTCCCTTTTGAACAAAATGCAACTTCAAGCAGAAATTTGCCCATCAAAGGGGGAGCCTTGTATTTCAGTGTCCGTCCCTCCTACAAGAAGCGATATTCTACATGCTCGTGATCTGGCAGAG GATATCGCTATAGCTTATGGGTATAACAATGTGCCAAAATCAAAGCCAAAGTGTATGACAATAGGAGGAAGGCAACCATTAAACCGGTTCTCCGATAAAATTCGTGCTGAG GTTGCAAGAGCTGGTTATATGGAGGTGCTTACCTTCATCTTGTGTTCACATGAAGAAAATTTTGACATGTTGAACAGGACAGATGACAGAAGTAAAGCAGTCATTATTGCAAACCCCCGCACTTCTGAATTTGAG GTTGTTCGTACTAGTCTGATGTCATGTTTATTGAAAACTCTGAAACATAATATAGACCATCCAAGACCCATAAAG atttttgaaattggtgatgtAGTGACATTGGACTCATCACGCGATGTTGGTGCCTCTAATAATCGCCGACTTGCAGCTTTATACTGCAACAGGGTTTCTGGTTTTGAG GAAATTATGGGATTGGTGGATAGTATTGTCAAAGTCGTGAGGGCTCAGCATGTCAATTTTGGCAATAATTACTATGTTCCTACAAAT GAACCTGAATTCTTTCCAAAGAGGCAGTGCAAAATCATTACGAGTGATGGCAAGCAGGTTGGCTACTTAGGAATTGTACATGCTGAG GTGCTAAGGAAATTCGGCATTCCGGATCCCTGCACCTTCGTTGAGATTGACATCGAGGCTCTGATGTAG
- the LOC133906191 gene encoding phenylalanine--tRNA ligase beta subunit, cytoplasmic-like isoform X2, with the protein MRVKPETSQIRPYIVCAVLRGVTFDEARYNSFIDLQDKLHQNICRKRTLVAIGTHDLDTLQGPFSYEAQPPQEINFVPLKQEESFRADKLMEFYKSDMKLKKFLFIIENSPVYPVIYDSNRTVLSLPPIINGAHSAITLKTRNVFIECTATDLTKANIVLNTMVTMFTEYCENKFEVEPVEVVYHDGSKTVYPDLSCYKMEVSLSDLVAPIGISLDKKQVVSLLNKMQLQAEICPSKGEPCISVSVPPTRSDILHARDLAEDIAIAYGYNNVPKSKPKCMTIGGRQPLNRFSDKIRAEVARAGYMEVLTFILCSHEENFDMLNRTDDRSKAVIIANPRTSEFEVVRTSLMSCLLKTLKHNIDHPRPIKIFEIGDVVTLDSSRDVGASNNRRLAALYCNRVSGFEEIMGLVDSIVKVVRAQHVNFGNNYYVPTNEPEFFPKRQCKIITSDGKQVGYLGIVHAEVLRKFGIPDPCTFVEIDIEALM; encoded by the exons ATGCGTGTTAAACCAGAG ACTTCACAAATTAGACCATACATAGTTTGTGCTGTCCTGAGAGGGGTAACTTTTGATGAAGCAAGATACAACAGCTTCATTGATCTTCAAGACAAACTCCACCAAAATATTTGCCG GAAGAGAACTCTGGTTGCTATTGGTACCCATGATTTGGACACTCTGCAAGGACCATTCTCATACGAG GCTCAACCACCACAAGAAATCAATTTTGTCCCATTAAAGCAG GAGGAAAGCTTCAGAGCTGATAAACTGATGGAATTTTATAAA TCAGACATGAAGCTGAAgaaatttttgttcataattgAGAATTCTCCAGTGTACCCAGTTATCTATGATAGCAATAG GACCGTATTATCTTTACCTCCTATCATCAATGGTGCACATTCTGCTATCACCCTGAAGACAAGGAATGTCTTTATTGAATGCACTGCTACTGACCTTACAAAAGCAAATATTGTTCTGAATACAATG GTTACAATGTTTACTGAGTACTGTGAGAATAAGTTTGAAGTGGAACCGGTTGAAGTGGTATATCATGATGGAAGCAAAACTGTTTACCCTGATCTTTCATGTTACAAAATGGAGGTGTCACTATCTGATCTTGTTGCGCCTATCGGCATTTCCCTGGACAAGAAGCAG GTTGTCTCCCTTTTGAACAAAATGCAACTTCAAGCAGAAATTTGCCCATCAAAGGGGGAGCCTTGTATTTCAGTGTCCGTCCCTCCTACAAGAAGCGATATTCTACATGCTCGTGATCTGGCAGAG GATATCGCTATAGCTTATGGGTATAACAATGTGCCAAAATCAAAGCCAAAGTGTATGACAATAGGAGGAAGGCAACCATTAAACCGGTTCTCCGATAAAATTCGTGCTGAG GTTGCAAGAGCTGGTTATATGGAGGTGCTTACCTTCATCTTGTGTTCACATGAAGAAAATTTTGACATGTTGAACAGGACAGATGACAGAAGTAAAGCAGTCATTATTGCAAACCCCCGCACTTCTGAATTTGAG GTTGTTCGTACTAGTCTGATGTCATGTTTATTGAAAACTCTGAAACATAATATAGACCATCCAAGACCCATAAAG atttttgaaattggtgatgtAGTGACATTGGACTCATCACGCGATGTTGGTGCCTCTAATAATCGCCGACTTGCAGCTTTATACTGCAACAGGGTTTCTGGTTTTGAG GAAATTATGGGATTGGTGGATAGTATTGTCAAAGTCGTGAGGGCTCAGCATGTCAATTTTGGCAATAATTACTATGTTCCTACAAAT GAACCTGAATTCTTTCCAAAGAGGCAGTGCAAAATCATTACGAGTGATGGCAAGCAGGTTGGCTACTTAGGAATTGTACATGCTGAG GTGCTAAGGAAATTCGGCATTCCGGATCCCTGCACCTTCGTTGAGATTGACATCGAGGCTCTGATGTAG
- the LOC133906179 gene encoding dicarboxylate transporter 1, chloroplastic-like, whose translation MASSTVASPLTCHHLGLRPRPGPRLPSLSFSLRGRSSSKPISLSHSLPSKPLSLDPTATSRRVLPPVSASTSAAAPAPAAPPPKPALQGAVIKPLLATIATGVLIWLVPAPSGVPRNAWQLLAIFLSTIVGIITQPLPLGAVALLGLGAAVLTRTLTFAAAFSAFGDPIPWLIALAFFFARGFIKTGLGSRVAYAFVSAFGGSSLGLGYALVFSEALLAPAIPSVSARAGGIFLPLVKSLCEACGSRTGDGTERRLGSWLMLTCFQTSVISSAMFLTGMAANPLAANLTAATIGQGIGWTLWAKAAIVPGLLSLVLVPLILYVIYPPEVKTSPDAPRLAKERLAKMGPMSMEEKIMAGTLLLTVGLWVFGGMLNVDAVSAAILGLSVLLISGVVTWKECLAESVAWDTLTWFAALIAMAGYLNKYGLISWFSETVVKFVGGLGLSWQLSFGVLVLLYFYSHYFFASGAAHIGAMFTAFLSVASALGTPPLFAAMVLSFLSNIMGGLTHYGIGSAPIFYGAGYVPLAQWWGYGFVISVVNIIIWLGAGGFWWKMIGLW comes from the exons atggcgtCCTCCACCGTGGCATCGCCACTCACCTGCCACCACCTCGGCCTCCGCCCCCGCCCCGGCCcccgcctcccctccctctctttctccctccgcGGTCGCTCCTCCTCCAAAcccatctccctctcccactcccTCCCCTCCAAGCCCCTGAGCTTAGACCCCACCGCCACCTCCCGCCGCGTCCTACCTCCCGtctccgcctccacctccgcgGCGGCACCCGCGCCAGCCGCGCCGCCGCCAAAGCCGGCGCTGCAGGGCGCGGTCATCAAGCCGCTGCTGGCCACCATCGCGACGGGCGTCCTCATCTGGCTCGTCCCCGCGCCCTCCGGCGTGCCCCGCAACGCGTGGCAGCTGCTGGccatcttcctctccaccatcgTCGGCATCATCACGCAGCCGCTCCCGCTCGGCGCCGTCGCGCTCCTCGGCCTCGGCGCCGCCGTGCTCACCCGCACGCTCAccttcgccgccgccttctctgccTTCGGGGACCCCATCCCCTGGCTCATCGCGCTCGCCTTCTTCTTCGCCCGCGGCTTCATCAAGACCGGGCTCGGCAGCCGCGTCGCCTACGCCTTCGTCTCCGCCTTCGGCGGATCCTCCCTTGGCCTCGGCTACGCGCTCGTCTTCTCCGAGGCGCTCCTGGCCCCCGCCATCCCCTCCGTCTCCGCCCGCGCTGGCGGCATCTTCCTCCCGCTCGTCAAGTCGCTCTGCGAGGCCTGCGGGTCGCGCACCGGGGACGGCACCGAGCGGAGGCTCGGCTCGTGGCTCATGCTCACATGCTTCCAAACCTCCGTGATCTCGTCGGCCATGTTCCTCACCGGGATGGCGGCGAACCCGCTCGCCGCCAACCTCACGGCGGCCACAATCGGGCAAGGGATCGGGTGGACGCTGTGGGCGAAGGCCGCCATTGTGCCGGGACTGCTGTCGCTGGTGCTTGTGCCGCTCATACTATACGTGATCTACCCGCCGGAGGTGAAGACCAGCCCCGATGCACCACGCCTGGCGAAGGAGCGGCTCGCGAAGATGGGTCCCATGAGCATGGAGGAGAAGATCATGGCCGGCACGCTTCTGCTTACG GTTGGTCTTTGGGTCTTTGGAGGAATGCTGAATGTGGATGCAGTTTCTGCAGCAATTCTTGGCCTCTCTGTCCTGCTAATCTCAGGAGTTGTCACATGGAAAGAGTGTTTGGCGGAGTCTGTGGCATGGGATACCCTTACATGGTTTGCTGCACTTATTGCAATGGCTGGCTACCTGAACAAATATGGGTTGATCTCTTGGTTCAGTGAGACTGTTGTGAAG TTCGTTGGAGGCCTTGGTTTGTCATGGCAACTCTCGTTCGGCGTCTTGGTGCTCCTGTACTTCTACTCCCATTATTTCTTTGCCAGTGGTGCCGCACACATTGGAGCGATGTTTACTGCGTTCCTGTCAGTGGCGAGTGCCTTGGGCACCCCTCCGCTCTTTGCTGCCATGGTTCTCTCCTTCCTGTCGAACATCATGGGTGGCCTCACCCACTATGGCATAGGGTCTGCTCCAATCTTCTACGGCGCGGGGTATGTTCCCTTGGCTCAGTGGTGGGGCTACGGGTTCGTTATTTCTGTCGTGAACATCATCATCTGGCTTGGCGCGGGAGGCTTCTGGTGGAAGATGATTGGCCTGTGGTGA